A single region of the Caretta caretta isolate rCarCar2 chromosome 25, rCarCar1.hap1, whole genome shotgun sequence genome encodes:
- the SMIM7 gene encoding small integral membrane protein 7 has product MIGDLLLCGTLLMNAGAVLNFRLKKKDAQGFGEESREPTTGDNIREFLLSLRYFRIFIALWNIFMMFCMIVLFGS; this is encoded by the exons ATGATCGGGGACCTGCTGCTCTGCGG GACGCTGCTGATGAACGCCGGCGCCGTGTTAAACTTCAGGCt GAAGAAGAAAGACGCTCAGGGCTTCGGTGAAGAGTCTAGGGAGCCAACTACGG GTGACAATATCAGGGAGTTCTTGTTGAGTCTCAGGTACTTTCGAATCTTCATTGCCTTGTGGAACATCTTCATGATGTTTTGCATGATTGT GTTATTTGGATCTTGA